Proteins encoded together in one Salarchaeum sp. JOR-1 window:
- a CDS encoding NADH-quinone oxidoreductase subunit B, with amino-acid sequence MSSDTPRDAIAESTAPQTKTREARMGEGVDDRFNSKLREALGTSPFILTKFDKFMDWVRGNSMFMLQFGIACCSIEMMHTYAVKHDLDRFGSGVPRASPRQADVMIVPGTIVSKFAPRMKRVYDQMPEPKFVVGMGSCTISGGPFQEGYNVLKGAEEVIPVDIHVPGCPPRPEALVYGVVKLQERVMNGESAPVTVKPYELEEFGDLDRDELVQELAGEIDEETLVMRYNWADSP; translated from the coding sequence ATGAGTAGTGACACGCCACGGGACGCGATAGCCGAAAGTACAGCGCCGCAGACCAAGACCCGGGAGGCCCGCATGGGCGAGGGCGTCGACGACCGCTTCAACTCGAAACTGCGCGAAGCGCTCGGCACGTCCCCGTTCATCCTCACGAAGTTCGATAAGTTCATGGACTGGGTTCGCGGGAACTCGATGTTCATGCTGCAGTTCGGCATCGCCTGTTGCAGCATCGAGATGATGCACACGTACGCGGTCAAACACGACCTCGACCGCTTCGGATCCGGCGTCCCGCGCGCCAGTCCGCGGCAGGCCGACGTGATGATCGTGCCCGGAACCATCGTCTCGAAGTTCGCGCCGCGGATGAAGCGCGTCTACGACCAGATGCCCGAACCGAAGTTCGTCGTCGGCATGGGGTCGTGTACGATCTCCGGCGGGCCGTTCCAGGAGGGCTACAACGTCCTCAAGGGCGCGGAGGAGGTCATCCCCGTGGACATCCACGTCCCCGGGTGTCCACCCCGCCCCGAAGCGCTCGTCTACGGCGTCGTGAAACTCCAGGAGCGCGTGATGAACGGCGAGAGCGCGCCCGTCACGGTGAAGCCGTACGAACTGGAGGAGTTCGGCGACCTCGACCGGGACGAACTCGTACAGGAACTCGCGGGCGAGATAGACGAAGAAACGCTCGTCATGCGGTACAACTGGGCTGACTCGCCATGA
- the nuoK gene encoding NADH-quinone oxidoreductase subunit NuoK: protein MIPTEYFLLLSAGIFCIGVFGVLTRRNALVFLMSVELMLNAANLNFIAFSHMHGNLVGQTFSLFAMALAAAEVAVGIGIVLTLYRNFKGVDVTIPTSMRW from the coding sequence GTGATCCCCACGGAGTACTTCCTCCTGTTGTCCGCCGGCATCTTCTGCATCGGCGTGTTCGGCGTGCTCACCCGGCGGAACGCATTGGTCTTCCTGATGAGCGTCGAACTCATGCTGAACGCCGCGAACCTCAACTTCATCGCGTTCAGCCACATGCACGGCAACCTCGTCGGCCAGACCTTCAGCCTGTTCGCGATGGCGCTCGCGGCCGCGGAGGTCGCCGTGGGCATCGGTATCGTGCTCACCCTGTACCGGAACTTCAAAGGCGTCGATGTGACGATTCCTACGTCAATGAGGTGGTAA
- a CDS encoding NADH-quinone oxidoreductase subunit J: MARSRFADLDLLPGLAAVALFAVMAAAFLGASLPDPAGYPADATLIADIGYSLFDFTEQSGAPTEGFLAAFELIDLVLVAALVGAVLLAKREDGSIGNPLKWGDDE; the protein is encoded by the coding sequence ATGGCGCGTTCGCGCTTCGCCGATCTCGACCTCCTCCCCGGTCTCGCCGCCGTCGCGCTGTTCGCCGTGATGGCGGCGGCGTTCCTCGGCGCGAGCCTCCCCGATCCCGCGGGCTACCCCGCGGACGCCACGCTCATCGCGGACATCGGGTACTCGCTCTTCGACTTCACGGAGCAGAGCGGCGCGCCGACCGAGGGCTTCCTCGCCGCGTTCGAACTCATCGACCTCGTCTTGGTCGCGGCGCTCGTCGGCGCGGTGCTCCTCGCGAAGCGCGAGGACGGCAGCATCGGCAACCCGCTCAAGTGGGGTGACGACGAGTGA
- a CDS encoding pyridoxal phosphate-dependent aminotransferase produces MTEYADRVERVEPSATLAVSNLASELEAQGEDVVDLSVGEPDFPTPENVVEAAEDALEAGHTGYAPSNGIPELKEAIASKLNDDGLPYEASNVIVTPGAKQALFETFQALVDDGDEVVLLDPAWVSYEAMAKIAGGDLTRVNLAPHDFQLEPALDELADAVSDETNLLVVNSPSNPSGAVYSRAAMEGVRDLAVDHDITVISDEIYQHINYGAEHVSLGALDGMFERTVTVNGFSKAYSMTGWRLGYLAAPEDTVSQAGKVHSHSVSSATNFVQHAGVEALRHTDEAVTEMVEAFEERRDHLVELLAEHGVDVSVPEGAFYMLLPVDEDDQTWCTNALEDAHVATVPGSAFGTPGYARVSYAASKDRIEEAVERLAAEGYL; encoded by the coding sequence ATGACCGAGTACGCAGACCGCGTCGAACGAGTCGAACCGAGCGCCACCCTCGCGGTGTCGAACCTCGCAAGCGAACTGGAAGCACAGGGGGAGGACGTCGTCGACCTCTCCGTCGGCGAACCCGACTTCCCCACGCCCGAGAACGTCGTCGAGGCCGCGGAGGACGCCCTCGAAGCCGGGCACACGGGCTACGCGCCGTCGAACGGGATTCCGGAACTGAAGGAGGCTATCGCGTCGAAGCTGAACGACGACGGCCTGCCCTACGAGGCGAGCAACGTCATCGTCACCCCCGGCGCGAAGCAGGCGCTCTTCGAGACGTTCCAGGCGCTCGTCGACGACGGCGACGAGGTCGTCCTCCTCGACCCCGCATGGGTGTCCTACGAGGCGATGGCGAAGATCGCGGGCGGCGACCTCACGCGCGTGAACCTCGCGCCCCACGACTTCCAGCTCGAACCCGCGCTGGACGAACTGGCCGACGCCGTCTCCGACGAGACGAACCTCCTCGTCGTGAACAGCCCGAGCAATCCGAGCGGCGCGGTGTACTCCCGGGCGGCGATGGAGGGCGTGCGCGACCTCGCGGTCGACCACGACATCACCGTCATCTCGGACGAGATCTACCAGCACATCAACTACGGCGCGGAGCACGTGTCGCTCGGCGCGCTCGACGGGATGTTCGAGCGCACAGTCACCGTAAACGGCTTCTCGAAGGCGTACTCGATGACGGGCTGGCGGCTCGGCTACCTCGCCGCGCCCGAGGACACGGTGTCGCAGGCGGGGAAGGTGCACTCGCACTCCGTCTCCTCCGCGACGAACTTCGTCCAGCACGCGGGCGTCGAAGCCCTCCGGCACACGGACGAGGCCGTGACGGAGATGGTAGAGGCGTTCGAGGAGCGCCGCGACCACCTCGTCGAACTGCTCGCCGAGCACGGCGTGGACGTCTCCGTGCCGGAGGGCGCGTTCTACATGCTCCTCCCTGTGGACGAGGACGACCAGACGTGGTGCACGAACGCCCTGGAGGACGCGCACGTCGCCACCGTCCCGGGGAGCGCGTTCGGCACGCCGGGGTACGCGCGCGTCTCCTACGCCGCGAGCAAAGACCGCATCGAGGAAGCCGTCGAGCGCCTCGCCGCCGAAGGCTACCTCTGA
- the purE gene encoding 5-(carboxyamino)imidazole ribonucleotide mutase, protein MTVQDLIDFFETDAESDREHTPDVGIVMGSDSDLDTMAGAAEALTDLGFAEETDPENPPAGYSFETWVVSAHRTPDLMYAYADTAGDRGLDVVIAGAGGKSADLPNMTASIAYPVPVVGVPVQEKSVDSVIGMPTGAPLTAVDAGKSYNAGLSAAQVLARSDADLEARLRDLHDDRRAGVAAVSRDLHDRGVEGFRERRDD, encoded by the coding sequence ATGACCGTTCAAGACCTCATCGACTTCTTCGAGACGGACGCCGAATCGGACCGCGAGCACACGCCCGACGTGGGGATCGTGATGGGGTCGGACTCCGACCTCGACACGATGGCCGGGGCCGCGGAGGCCCTCACCGACCTCGGGTTCGCGGAGGAGACAGACCCCGAGAACCCGCCCGCGGGCTACTCGTTCGAGACGTGGGTGGTGTCCGCGCATCGGACGCCCGACCTCATGTACGCGTACGCCGACACCGCCGGCGACCGCGGCCTCGACGTCGTCATCGCGGGCGCTGGCGGGAAGTCCGCCGACCTCCCGAACATGACCGCGTCCATCGCCTACCCCGTGCCCGTCGTCGGCGTGCCCGTGCAGGAGAAGTCCGTGGACTCCGTCATCGGGATGCCGACGGGCGCACCTCTGACGGCCGTGGACGCCGGGAAGTCCTACAACGCGGGCCTCTCCGCCGCGCAAGTGCTCGCGCGCTCCGACGCCGACCTCGAAGCCCGCCTCCGCGACCTCCACGACGACCGCCGCGCGGGCGTCGCGGCCGTCTCCCGCGACCTCCACGACCGCGGCGTCGAGGGCTTTCGCGAGCGCCGCGACGACTGA
- a CDS encoding complex I subunit 1 family protein, with protein sequence MSTLPVTISELLGYGATPPLWVEVLSALLAAAFVATLLLTLSAVAGPWAKRKITAAFTDRIAVSKVGPFGLFIIVADAVRLLSKERIVPEGVDRPAWDLAPFVLPFSALLGFAVIPMGNGIQLADPEVGIAFVFAVSSLSVLGIVAGGYASSNKYSFLGSMRAVAESIAYEIPLVVTAASVVLLAGSLQMSEIVAAQSETLAVIAGVRIPMWFGFVNPFAFALFLVANLAEVGRNPFDLADAPSELVAGYQTEYSSVYFVLFYLGEFLHIFLGGAIIATLFLGGPAGPWLPGIVWFIAKIWAVFLFTQWCRSAVPRVRIDQLIEMGWKGMLVLSFANLVLTAVIVGVIA encoded by the coding sequence ATGAGCACGCTCCCCGTCACTATCAGCGAACTGCTCGGGTACGGCGCGACCCCGCCGCTCTGGGTGGAGGTGCTGAGCGCGCTGCTCGCCGCGGCGTTCGTCGCGACGCTGCTGTTGACGCTGAGCGCCGTCGCCGGTCCGTGGGCGAAGCGGAAGATCACGGCGGCGTTCACCGACCGCATCGCCGTGAGCAAGGTCGGGCCGTTCGGCCTGTTCATCATCGTCGCGGACGCCGTCCGCCTGCTGTCGAAGGAACGCATCGTCCCCGAAGGCGTCGACCGTCCCGCCTGGGATCTCGCCCCCTTCGTCCTGCCGTTCAGCGCGCTCCTCGGATTCGCCGTGATTCCGATGGGAAACGGCATCCAGCTCGCTGACCCCGAGGTCGGTATCGCGTTCGTCTTCGCCGTCTCCTCGCTCTCCGTCCTCGGTATCGTCGCCGGCGGCTACGCGTCGTCGAACAAGTACTCGTTCCTCGGCAGCATGCGCGCGGTCGCCGAGAGCATCGCGTACGAGATTCCGCTCGTCGTCACGGCCGCTTCGGTCGTGCTGCTCGCCGGATCGCTACAGATGAGTGAAATCGTCGCCGCGCAGTCCGAGACGCTCGCCGTTATCGCCGGCGTCCGCATCCCGATGTGGTTCGGGTTCGTGAACCCGTTCGCGTTCGCGCTGTTCCTCGTCGCGAACCTCGCCGAGGTCGGGAGAAATCCCTTCGACCTCGCGGACGCGCCGAGCGAACTCGTCGCAGGCTACCAGACCGAGTATTCGTCGGTGTACTTCGTCCTCTTCTACCTCGGGGAGTTCCTCCACATCTTCCTCGGCGGCGCAATCATCGCCACGCTCTTCCTCGGCGGCCCCGCCGGCCCGTGGCTCCCCGGTATCGTCTGGTTCATCGCCAAAATCTGGGCGGTGTTCCTCTTCACGCAGTGGTGTCGGTCCGCGGTTCCCCGCGTCCGGATCGACCAGCTCATCGAGATGGGGTGGAAGGGCATGCTCGTACTGTCCTTCGCAAACCTCGTTCTCACCGCAGTCATCGTGGGGGTGATCGCATGA
- the ribH gene encoding 6,7-dimethyl-8-ribityllumazine synthase, whose amino-acid sequence MVSLGLVVAQFNSSVTDGMAEAARDAAADGDADVVETVPVPGAYDAPLAADRLARRDDVDAVAVVGAIVTGDTDHDQVIAHATAQKLTDVSLERDTPVAFGVSGPGMSGAEARERVEKGREAVESAIHLAEELQ is encoded by the coding sequence ATGGTCTCTCTCGGCCTCGTGGTCGCACAGTTCAACAGCAGCGTCACCGACGGGATGGCGGAGGCGGCGCGAGACGCGGCCGCGGACGGCGATGCGGACGTCGTCGAGACCGTCCCCGTTCCGGGGGCGTACGACGCGCCGCTCGCCGCCGACCGCCTCGCGCGCCGGGACGACGTGGACGCCGTCGCGGTCGTCGGCGCTATCGTCACCGGTGACACCGACCACGACCAGGTCATCGCGCACGCGACCGCCCAGAAGCTCACGGACGTGAGCCTGGAGCGGGACACGCCGGTCGCGTTCGGCGTGAGCGGCCCGGGGATGAGCGGTGCGGAAGCCCGGGAGCGCGTGGAGAAGGGTCGGGAGGCCGTCGAGAGCGCGATTCACCTCGCGGAGGAACTACAATGA
- a CDS encoding NADH-quinone oxidoreductase subunit A produces MNTWIAIGALAAVGVIIPLSMVAVSTLLRPSVPEQGKRAAFESGEVPTGSTRLRFNIQYYMVALLFVVFDIETVLILPWTVIYRSAVDSQGLVAALAPMLVFIGVLVVGLVWAWRNGAVSWVRNPRYEYKHE; encoded by the coding sequence ATGAACACCTGGATCGCCATCGGCGCGCTGGCGGCTGTCGGCGTCATCATCCCTCTCTCGATGGTGGCCGTCTCCACCCTGCTACGTCCCAGTGTGCCCGAACAAGGGAAACGCGCCGCGTTCGAGAGCGGCGAGGTTCCGACCGGGAGCACGCGTCTTCGGTTCAACATCCAATACTACATGGTCGCGCTGCTGTTCGTCGTCTTCGACATCGAGACCGTGCTCATTCTCCCCTGGACCGTCATCTATCGGTCCGCGGTCGACAGTCAGGGCCTCGTTGCCGCGCTCGCACCCATGCTCGTCTTCATCGGCGTTCTCGTCGTCGGACTCGTGTGGGCGTGGCGGAACGGCGCGGTGAGTTGGGTGCGGAACCCACGGTACGAGTACAAGCATGAGTAG
- a CDS encoding 5-(carboxyamino)imidazole ribonucleotide synthase, with product MDSLVPGGTLGVVGGGQLGRMLAEAASPLGVDVVVLDPTPDCPACPPAADQLVADFDDPDALASLAERADVVTYEIELADADALDALDAPVHPAPDSLRTTGDKLTEKRALADAGLPVPSFREVESEAALRDAFDDLGSPLMLKARRGGYDGRGNHVAATVSDAVDYFDDLTGLVAEELVDFERELSVIGVRGDGERDAFPVVENVHEDEILRETTAPARTDDATVERARDVALDVLDALDGRGVFGIELFELDGDVLVNEIAPRPHNSGHYTIEGARTSQFEQHVRAVLGLPLGSTELRGPTAMANLLGTGAERPATLDGADEALSVETAALHWYGKEQVRPLRKMGHVTASGDDTEEALARARTARDALDFQ from the coding sequence ATGGACTCGCTCGTTCCCGGTGGCACGCTCGGCGTCGTCGGCGGCGGCCAACTCGGCCGGATGCTCGCGGAGGCCGCGAGCCCGCTCGGCGTCGACGTGGTCGTCCTCGACCCGACCCCCGACTGCCCCGCCTGTCCGCCCGCGGCCGACCAGCTCGTCGCCGACTTCGACGACCCCGACGCGCTCGCCTCGCTCGCCGAGCGCGCGGACGTGGTGACCTACGAAATCGAGTTGGCGGACGCGGACGCGCTCGACGCGCTCGACGCGCCCGTCCACCCCGCGCCCGACTCCCTGCGGACGACGGGCGACAAACTGACCGAGAAGCGAGCGCTCGCCGACGCCGGCCTCCCCGTCCCCTCGTTCCGCGAGGTGGAGTCCGAGGCCGCCCTCCGCGACGCGTTCGACGACCTCGGCAGCCCCCTCATGCTGAAAGCCAGGCGCGGCGGCTACGACGGCCGCGGGAACCACGTCGCCGCCACCGTCTCGGACGCCGTCGACTACTTCGACGACCTCACCGGCCTCGTCGCGGAGGAGCTCGTGGACTTCGAGCGCGAACTCTCCGTCATCGGCGTCCGCGGCGACGGCGAACGCGACGCGTTCCCCGTCGTGGAGAACGTCCACGAGGACGAAATCCTCCGCGAGACGACTGCGCCCGCCCGCACCGACGACGCCACCGTCGAACGCGCCCGCGACGTCGCGCTCGACGTGCTCGACGCGCTCGACGGCCGCGGCGTGTTCGGCATCGAGCTGTTTGAACTGGATGGGGACGTGCTCGTGAACGAGATCGCGCCCCGCCCCCACAACTCGGGGCACTACACCATCGAGGGCGCGCGCACCTCGCAGTTCGAACAGCACGTGCGCGCCGTGCTCGGCCTCCCGCTGGGTTCGACGGAACTCCGGGGGCCGACGGCGATGGCGAACCTCCTCGGAACCGGCGCGGAGCGCCCCGCGACCCTCGACGGCGCGGACGAAGCGCTCAGCGTGGAGACCGCGGCGCTCCACTGGTACGGAAAGGAGCAGGTGCGGCCCCTGCGGAAGATGGGGCACGTCACCGCGAGCGGCGACGACACCGAGGAGGCGCTCGCTCGCGCGCGAACCGCCCGCGACGCACTCGACTTCCAATGA
- a CDS encoding NADH-quinone oxidoreductase subunit I — MIGVLKSMATTMKHALDGKTFTVEYPDTAPEVSPRFRGIHKFSQERCIWCRQCEKVCPNDTIHIVTDDKRQGEQYNLHVGQCIYCRLCEEVCPVDAILLTQNFEFTGDTKHDLAYNKEQLKNVPWYKDLDPLAAREPDRSAWVGEGEGEVDYQ, encoded by the coding sequence ATGATAGGCGTACTCAAATCCATGGCGACGACGATGAAGCACGCGCTCGACGGGAAGACGTTCACCGTCGAGTACCCCGATACGGCGCCCGAGGTGAGCCCGCGGTTCCGCGGGATTCACAAGTTCAGTCAGGAGCGCTGTATCTGGTGTCGGCAGTGCGAGAAGGTGTGTCCGAACGACACCATCCACATCGTCACCGACGACAAGCGACAGGGCGAACAGTACAACCTCCACGTCGGTCAGTGCATCTACTGCCGGCTCTGCGAGGAGGTGTGTCCCGTGGACGCCATCCTGCTGACGCAGAACTTCGAGTTCACCGGGGACACCAAACACGACCTCGCGTACAACAAGGAGCAGCTGAAGAACGTCCCGTGGTACAAAGACCTGGATCCGCTCGCGGCCCGCGAGCCCGACCGGTCGGCGTGGGTCGGCGAGGGCGAAGGCGAGGTGGATTACCAGTGA
- a CDS encoding NADH-quinone oxidoreductase subunit D, producing the protein MGVDYDALEELLGDAVVGRESHLNADGFVVRADRVEESLSALKEDAGFDHLSAVTSQEYEDRFESIYHLKKYNDPTEEVSVVVPTSRDDPVSQSASSVFKTAEWHEREAYDLVGVQYDDHPDLRRILLPETWQGHPLGRDYNQNKPQIVTFEENKNPLEGKFRDEESDTMFLNIGPHHPATHGVLHLETVLDGEQVVDVEPDIGYLHRCEEQMAQNGNYRYQIMPYPDRWDYASAGLLNEWAYARTAEDLNDIEVPEYAQVIRTMGAELCRIASHMLALGTFCLDIYGEFTAIFMYAMRDRENVQKLLEDLTGQRMMFNYFRLGGVVWDIPEPRETFFENVREFLDELPSRLEEYHDLITDNELFQLRAVDTGVLEPETAKDYGVTGPVARASGVDYDLRRDDPYGYYEHLDWDVVTESGKDNYSRLLVRMREVEQSARIIEQCVDLLEDWPEDDRDVQSNVPRTLNPEEDRETYRAVEGAKGELGVYIRSDGTGKPARFKIRSPCFSNLQALPAMSNGEYIPDLIATLGSLDIILGEVDR; encoded by the coding sequence ATGGGCGTCGACTACGACGCGCTCGAAGAACTGCTCGGGGACGCCGTGGTCGGCCGCGAGAGCCACCTGAACGCGGACGGGTTCGTGGTGCGCGCCGACCGCGTCGAGGAGTCGCTGAGCGCGCTGAAGGAGGACGCCGGATTCGACCACCTCTCCGCCGTGACGAGCCAGGAGTACGAGGATCGCTTCGAGTCCATCTACCACCTGAAGAAGTACAACGACCCGACGGAGGAGGTGTCCGTGGTGGTGCCGACGAGCCGAGACGACCCCGTGAGTCAGTCCGCGTCCTCGGTGTTCAAGACCGCGGAGTGGCACGAACGCGAGGCGTACGACCTCGTCGGCGTCCAGTACGACGACCACCCCGACCTCCGCCGCATCCTCCTGCCGGAGACGTGGCAGGGCCACCCGCTCGGCCGGGACTACAACCAGAACAAGCCCCAGATCGTGACGTTCGAGGAGAACAAGAACCCCCTCGAGGGTAAGTTCCGGGACGAGGAGTCGGACACGATGTTCCTCAACATCGGCCCGCACCACCCGGCGACCCACGGCGTCCTCCACCTCGAAACCGTATTGGACGGCGAGCAAGTGGTGGACGTGGAACCCGACATCGGCTACCTCCACCGCTGCGAGGAGCAGATGGCGCAGAACGGGAACTACCGCTACCAGATCATGCCGTACCCCGACCGCTGGGACTACGCGTCCGCCGGGTTGCTGAACGAGTGGGCGTACGCCCGCACCGCGGAAGACCTGAACGACATCGAGGTGCCGGAGTACGCGCAGGTCATCCGGACGATGGGCGCGGAGCTCTGCCGCATCGCCAGCCACATGCTCGCGCTCGGGACGTTCTGTCTCGACATCTACGGCGAGTTCACGGCGATCTTCATGTACGCGATGCGCGACCGCGAGAACGTCCAGAAGCTCCTCGAAGACCTCACCGGCCAGCGGATGATGTTCAACTACTTCCGCCTCGGCGGCGTGGTGTGGGACATCCCCGAACCCCGGGAGACGTTCTTCGAGAACGTCCGTGAGTTCCTCGACGAACTTCCGAGCCGCCTGGAGGAGTACCACGACCTCATCACGGACAACGAACTCTTCCAGCTCCGCGCCGTCGACACCGGCGTCCTCGAACCGGAGACGGCGAAGGATTACGGCGTCACCGGCCCGGTCGCCCGCGCGTCCGGCGTGGACTACGACCTCCGCCGCGACGACCCCTACGGCTACTACGAACACCTCGACTGGGACGTCGTCACCGAGTCCGGGAAGGACAACTACAGCCGGCTGCTCGTGCGGATGCGGGAGGTCGAGCAGTCCGCGCGCATCATCGAACAGTGCGTCGACCTCCTCGAAGACTGGCCCGAGGACGACCGGGACGTCCAGTCGAACGTCCCGCGGACGCTCAACCCCGAGGAGGACAGAGAGACGTATCGCGCGGTCGAGGGCGCGAAGGGTGAACTCGGCGTCTACATCCGCTCGGACGGCACCGGGAAGCCCGCGCGCTTCAAGATTCGAAGCCCGTGCTTCTCGAACCTGCAGGCGCTCCCCGCGATGAGTAACGGCGAGTACATTCCAGACCTCATCGCGACCCTCGGCAGCCTCGACATCATCCTGGGTGAGGTAGACAGATGA
- a CDS encoding NADH-quinone oxidoreductase subunit J yields MTLVETGAFAVLALVTLAFSLGVVLMRDVWHSALMLGGALLSLAVHFVWLNAEFPAAMQVLVYVGGVLVLIAFAVMLTRAADDEEPEVAG; encoded by the coding sequence GTGACGCTCGTCGAAACGGGAGCGTTCGCGGTGCTCGCGCTCGTCACGCTCGCGTTCAGTCTGGGCGTCGTGCTGATGCGTGACGTCTGGCACTCGGCGCTGATGCTGGGGGGCGCGCTCCTCTCGCTCGCCGTTCACTTCGTGTGGCTGAACGCGGAGTTCCCGGCGGCGATGCAGGTGCTCGTGTACGTCGGCGGCGTGCTCGTGCTCATCGCGTTCGCGGTGATGCTCACGCGCGCAGCCGACGACGAGGAACCGGAGGTGGCGGGCTGA
- a CDS encoding flippase activity-associated protein Agl23: MLPSRLGRRRVVAGLLALTAAALLVRFWALGLRAFHWDEGRVGYWILRYAETGHYDYEPIIHGPFLYHVNKYVFGVFGATDATARAVVALVGGLLPLAAWLFRDHLTDLEVLGFAGFLAINPVLVYYSRFMRNDVLVAAFSLLALGLVVRALATGRRWYWPAATVALALAFTTKANALLYLVCWAGALVLVADHRILGGDEGWVADLRTWLWNATAATVAWLDGLRDPDERDGSLPDHLVAGFDAVANGALGKYLPRAVGLGLLFSLVTAFFFAPRPGLLHAFTSVDGFEAATLGAFEETFAVWGGGHEHSYVQFLELAVRTHAAVALPLSAFAVLGFVYDRYWLGRRDFVEFCAYWGLFSVVGYPIVTDIAAHWSVVHAMVPLAVPAAVGVGWIAERGVGFWRQGDRVGATVAVVVLLAIAGYAGMTAYQTSYANPADADNPLVQYGQPGIDDALLADLDAATNGDEDTVLFYGEHFHTTTEPSPYLVEDLREPKHWTWRLPLPWYLERFGADSESTLSVGDVEAEQPPVVVALADHYDDLNPVLENYTAYTYRLTSTDTPTVFWIRNDTHDPA, encoded by the coding sequence ATGCTTCCGTCCCGCCTCGGCCGCCGACGCGTCGTCGCCGGCCTCCTCGCCCTCACCGCGGCCGCCCTCCTCGTGCGGTTCTGGGCGCTCGGTCTCCGTGCCTTCCACTGGGACGAGGGCCGCGTCGGCTACTGGATACTCCGGTACGCCGAGACCGGCCACTACGACTACGAACCCATCATTCACGGCCCCTTCCTCTACCACGTCAACAAGTACGTCTTCGGGGTGTTCGGCGCGACCGACGCCACCGCCCGCGCGGTCGTCGCGCTCGTCGGCGGCCTCCTCCCGCTCGCCGCGTGGCTGTTCCGCGACCACCTCACCGACCTCGAAGTCCTCGGGTTCGCGGGCTTCCTCGCCATCAACCCCGTCCTCGTCTACTACAGCCGATTCATGCGGAACGACGTCTTGGTCGCCGCGTTCAGCCTGCTCGCGCTCGGCCTGGTCGTCCGCGCGCTCGCCACCGGCCGCCGCTGGTACTGGCCCGCGGCCACCGTCGCGCTCGCCCTCGCGTTCACCACCAAGGCGAACGCCCTCCTCTACCTCGTCTGCTGGGCGGGCGCGCTCGTCCTCGTCGCCGACCACCGCATCCTCGGCGGGGACGAGGGCTGGGTCGCCGACCTCCGAACCTGGCTGTGGAACGCCACCGCCGCGACCGTCGCCTGGCTCGACGGCCTCCGCGACCCCGACGAGCGCGACGGCTCTCTCCCCGACCACCTCGTCGCGGGGTTCGACGCGGTCGCGAACGGCGCGCTCGGCAAGTACCTCCCGCGCGCCGTCGGCCTCGGCCTGCTGTTCTCGCTGGTCACCGCGTTCTTCTTCGCGCCCCGCCCCGGTCTCCTGCACGCCTTCACGAGCGTCGACGGCTTCGAGGCCGCGACCCTCGGCGCGTTCGAGGAGACGTTCGCCGTCTGGGGCGGCGGCCACGAACACAGCTACGTCCAGTTCCTCGAACTCGCCGTCCGCACGCACGCCGCGGTCGCGCTCCCGCTCAGCGCGTTCGCCGTCCTCGGGTTCGTCTACGACCGCTACTGGCTCGGCCGCCGCGACTTCGTGGAGTTCTGCGCGTACTGGGGGCTGTTCAGCGTCGTCGGCTACCCCATCGTCACCGACATCGCCGCGCACTGGTCGGTCGTCCACGCGATGGTGCCGCTCGCCGTCCCCGCCGCGGTGGGGGTCGGCTGGATAGCCGAGCGGGGCGTCGGCTTCTGGCGGCAGGGCGACCGCGTCGGCGCGACCGTCGCCGTCGTCGTCCTCCTCGCCATCGCCGGCTATGCGGGGATGACCGCCTACCAGACCTCGTACGCGAACCCCGCGGACGCCGACAACCCCCTCGTCCAGTACGGCCAGCCCGGGATCGACGACGCCCTCCTCGCAGACCTCGACGCCGCCACGAACGGGGACGAAGACACCGTGCTGTTCTACGGCGAGCACTTCCACACCACGACGGAGCCGTCGCCCTACCTCGTCGAAGACCTCCGCGAGCCGAAGCACTGGACGTGGCGTCTCCCCCTCCCGTGGTACCTCGAACGCTTCGGCGCCGACTCCGAGAGCACGCTCTCCGTCGGCGACGTCGAAGCCGAACAGCCGCCGGTGGTCGTCGCGCTCGCCGACCACTACGACGACCTGAATCCCGTGCTGGAGAACTACACGGCCTACACGTACCGCCTGACCTCGACGGACACCCCGACGGTGTTCTGGATACGGAACGATACGCACGACCCTGCCTAG